One stretch of Zingiber officinale cultivar Zhangliang chromosome 6B, Zo_v1.1, whole genome shotgun sequence DNA includes these proteins:
- the LOC121989883 gene encoding nuclear transport factor 2-like: MLEIFLHLSRPQTLSKSKNFGKLRPDGVFIRSRKESDVFYDFIEYQDAIGVQNALKASPIQLNGRLIQDERRRPNSGVSRGNTQW, from the exons ATGTTGGAAATCTTCCTTCATCTATCTCGACCTCAGACCTTGAGCAAGTCTAAGAATTTTGGTAAATTGAGACCAGATGGTGTTTTTATTAGAAGCCGGAAG GAGTCTGATGTTTTTTATGATTTCATTGAATATCAAGATGCCATTGGTGTACAAAATGCACTTAAG GCATCTCCAATACAGTTAAATGGGAGATTGATTCAGGACGAGAGGAGAAGACCTAATAGCGGTGTATCACGAGGAA atacacagtggtag